In the genome of Streptomyces lydicus, the window GTCCGCACCGTCCAGCACACCTCGCTCGCCTTCCACGAAGCCCTCGAACGCAGCGGCAACGGCCGCTTCCTCCTCACCAGCGCGGCCGGCGCAAGCAAGCCCACCGGGGGCAACGCCGCCTACGCCGCCTCCAAGGCCGCCGCCGAGGCCTGGACGCTCGCCATGGCGGACGGCTTCCGCAAGTCGGGGGGTGAGACGGGACCGCGCGCCGCGGCTGCGATCCTGATCGTGAAGGCGCTCGTCAACGACCAGATGCGCGCCGAGCGACCGAACGCCAAGTTCGCGGGCTTCACGGATGTCACGGAGCTGGCCGAGGCCATCGCCGGGGTCTGGAGCCGGCCCGCCCAGGAAGTGAATGGACAGCGTCTGTGGCTGACCCCCGAGCCGTGACCGGAGCGAAGACCGACGCCCGGCGGCATCACGACCCCGAGATACGCGGCTTCGCCAGCGACAACTACGCCGGTGCGCACCCCGAGGTGCTCGCCGCGCTCGCCCTTGCCAACGGCGGCCATCAGGTCGCCTACGGCGAGGACGAGTACACCGAGCACCTGCAGCGGGTCTTCCGCAGCCACTTCGGGCAGCGCGCCGAGGCGTTCCCGGTGTTCAACGGCACCGGCGCCAATGTCGTCGCCCTGCAGGCCGTGACCGACCGCTGGGGGGCGGTGATCGCCGCCGAGTCCGCGCACATCCATGTCGACGAGTGCGGCGCACCCGAGCGGATCGGCGGGCTCAAGCTGCTCACCGTGCCCACCGAGGACGGCAAGCTCACCCCTGAGCTGATCGACCGCGAGGCGTACGGCTGGGACGACGAGCACCGCGCCATGCCGCAGGTCGTCTCGATCACCCAGAGCACGGAGCTCGGCACGGTCTACACGCCCGACGAGATCCGGGCGATCTGTGACCACGCGCATGAGCGCAACATGGTGGTGCACCTCGACGGTTCGCGGATCGCCAATGCCGCGGCGACGCTCGATGTCCCGATGCGGGCGTTCACCAACGCCGTGGGCGTCGACATCCTCTCCTTCGGCGGCACGAAGAACGGTGCCGTCTTCGGCGAGGCCGTGGTCGTGCTCAACCCCGACCGGGTGCGCGCCATGAAGCATCTGCGCAAGCTGTCCATGCAGCTGGCCTCCAAGATGCGCTTCGTCTCCGTCCAACTGGAGGCGCTGCTCGCCAAGGATCTGTGGCTGCGCAACGCCCGGCACGCCAACACCATGGCGCAGCGGCTGGCGGCCGGGGTACGGGGGATCGACGGGGTGGAGATCCTTTACCCCGTGCAGTCCAACGGCGTGTTCGCCCGGCTGCCGCACGACGTGAGCGAGCGGCTGCAGAAGCGCTACCGCTTCTACTTCTGGGACGAAGCGGCCGGTGTGGTGCGCTGGATGTGTGCGTTCGACACCGCCGAGGAGGACGTCGACGGCTTCCTCGCCGCACTCCGCGAGGAGATGGGCCGCTAGCTCCCGCATCACCTCAGCATGAATAGCTATGCGTCCAGCCGAAAAGTCATTGACCCTCGGCCGGGCGCATCGCTACGTTCCCCGGTATGGAGCTGATACAGAACACCCCGGAAATCGCTGCCTACTTGGCAGCCGACGAGGTCATCGATCACGACCATCCGCGTGTCCGGGCCACCGCCGCCACCCTCGCCGCCGAAGCCCCCGACACATATGCATACGCCAAGACCGCCTTCGAATTCGTCCGCGACACCATCCCGCACAGCGCGGACTCCGGCGACCTGCGCGTCACCTGGCGCGCCTCGGACGTGCTCGCGCGGCGCACCGGTATCTGCTACGCCAAGGCGCACGCGCTGGTGGCCCTGCTGCGGGCGAGGGGTATTCCCGCCGGGCTGTGCTACCAGAAGCTCGACACCGTTCACGGCCTGATCGCCGTCCGGCTGCCGGGCGAGGACCGCTGGGCGCGGCAGGATCCACGGGGCAACAAGCCGGGTGTCGATGCGCAGTTCCGTCTGGATCATGAGCAGCTGGCCTTCCCCGTGCGTCCCGAGTCCAATGAAGTGGACTACCCGGTGCTATTTGCTGAACCGCACCCGGCCGTGCTGCAATGCCTCCAGGAGGCCGTCGACCGGCCTCACCTCTGGCAGATGCTCCCCACCGATCTCTGAGGAACGGCCCGATGCCCAGCTCTTCGCACGTCTCCGGTACGACCTGTCGCCTGCACGTTTCCGACGAGGTGCGGGAGCTGGCGCCCGGGTTCGGCTACCTCGCGGTCGAAGCCCACGGGCTGACCAACGGGCCCAGTGACGAGGCCGGCGCGGCGCTCCTGGACGAGGCCACCCGCCGCCTCGCCGGACGTCTGGACGGGCGTGCCCCGCAGGACGATCCGCACCTCGCCGCCTGGCGCGCCGCGTACACCGCCTTCGGCAGCAAGCCGTCGCGCACCCGCAACTCGGCCGAGGCGCTG includes:
- a CDS encoding threonine aldolase family protein, which gives rise to MTGAKTDARRHHDPEIRGFASDNYAGAHPEVLAALALANGGHQVAYGEDEYTEHLQRVFRSHFGQRAEAFPVFNGTGANVVALQAVTDRWGAVIAAESAHIHVDECGAPERIGGLKLLTVPTEDGKLTPELIDREAYGWDDEHRAMPQVVSITQSTELGTVYTPDEIRAICDHAHERNMVVHLDGSRIANAAATLDVPMRAFTNAVGVDILSFGGTKNGAVFGEAVVVLNPDRVRAMKHLRKLSMQLASKMRFVSVQLEALLAKDLWLRNARHANTMAQRLAAGVRGIDGVEILYPVQSNGVFARLPHDVSERLQKRYRFYFWDEAAGVVRWMCAFDTAEEDVDGFLAALREEMGR
- a CDS encoding transglutaminase-like domain-containing protein, with the protein product MELIQNTPEIAAYLAADEVIDHDHPRVRATAATLAAEAPDTYAYAKTAFEFVRDTIPHSADSGDLRVTWRASDVLARRTGICYAKAHALVALLRARGIPAGLCYQKLDTVHGLIAVRLPGEDRWARQDPRGNKPGVDAQFRLDHEQLAFPVRPESNEVDYPVLFAEPHPAVLQCLQEAVDRPHLWQMLPTDL